One window of the Anolis carolinensis isolate JA03-04 unplaced genomic scaffold, rAnoCar3.1.pri scaffold_17, whole genome shotgun sequence genome contains the following:
- the LOC134294561 gene encoding zinc finger protein 658B-like produces MEEKAYKCIDCGKSFSQHGKLKTHQRIHTGEKPYNCLECGQSFADSSGLRSHQRTHTGEKPYNCLECGQSFAHSSGLRSHQRTHTGEKPYKCLECEQTFAQISTLHSHQRTHTGEKPFKCLECGQSCTHSSDLRSHQRTHTGEKPYKCLECGQSFAQSGNLSSHQRTHTGEKPYKCLECGQSFARSSGLRSHHRTHTREKPNNCLECGKSFAHSSGLRLHQRTHTGEKPYECLECGQSFSDCSTLRRHQRTHTGEKPYNCLECGQSFAHSSGLRSHQRTHTGEKTYNCLECGQSFAHSSGLRSHQRTHTGEKPYKCLECGQSFARRGNLVSHQRTHTGEKPYNCLECGQSFTQKGNLRSHQRTHTGEKPYECLECGQSFAQIATLHSHQRTHTGEKTYKCLECEQTFAQIATLHSHQRTHTGEKPFRCLECGLSFTHNSELRSHQRTHTGEKPYKCLECGQSFAQSGNLSSHQRTHSGEKPYKCLECGQSFARSSGLRSHHRTHMG; encoded by the coding sequence atggaggagaaagcatataaatgtatcgattgtggaaagagctttagtcagcatggaaagctgaagacacatcaaaggattcacactggggagaaaccctataactgcctggagtgtggacagagcttcgctgatagttcaggactacgttcccatcaaaggactcacactggggagaaaccctataactgcctggagtgtggacagagctttgctcatagttcaggactacgttcccatcaaaggactcacactggggagaaaccctataaatgcctggaatgtgaacAGACCTTCGCTCAGATTTCAactttacattcacatcaaagaactcacactggggagaaaccctttaaatgcctggagtgtggacagagctgcaCTCACAGTTCAGacttacgttcacatcaaaggactcacactggggagaaaccctataaatgcctggagtgtggacagagcttcgctcaaaGTGGAAACCtaagttcacatcaaaggacccacacaggggagaaaccctataaatgcctggagtgtggacagagcttcgctcgtagttcaggtctacgttcacatcatagGACTCACACTAGGGAGAAACCCAATAActgtctggagtgtggaaagagctttgctcatagttcagggctacgtttacatcaaaggactcacactggggagaagccctatgaatgcttggagtgtggacagagcttcagtgattgttcaactctacgtagacatcaaaggactcacactggggagaaaccctataactgcctggagtgtggacagagctttgctcatagttcaggactacgttcccatcaaaggactcacactggggagaaaacctataattgcctggagtgtggacagagctttgctcatagttcaggattacgttcccatcaaaggactcacactggggagaaaccctataaatgcttggagtgtggacagagcttcgctcgtagGGGAAATCTagtttcacatcaaaggactcacacaggggagaaaccctataactgcttggagtgtggacagagctttacacAGAAGGGAAacttacgttcccatcaaaggactcacactggggagaaaccctatgaatgcctggagtgtggacagagcttcgctcagaTTGCAactttacattcacatcaaagaactcacactggggagaaaacctataaatgcctggaatgtgaacAGACCTTCGCTCAGATTGCAactttacattcacatcaaagaactcacactggggagaaaccctttagatgcctggagtgtggactgaGCTTCACTCACAATTCAGagttacgttcacatcaaaggactcacactggggagaaaccctataaatgcctggagtgtggacagagcttcgctcaaaGTGGAAACCtaagttcacatcaaaggacccacagtggggagaaaccctataaatgtctggagtgtggacagagcttcgctcgtagttcaggtctacgttcacatcatagGACTCACATGGGGTGA